In Planctomycetota bacterium, a single window of DNA contains:
- the ppk1 gene encoding polyphosphate kinase 1 — MPQTARKNVSRIPGAPFIGDEQARFFNRDLSWLEFNRRVLAQAGDETLPLLERLRFLSIFTSNLDEFFMKRVGLLKRQVHAGVSAPGPDGLTPRQQLNGCREFVTALQGEHDARYRELVPLLERAGIVMLRYTELSAKERRWSEDWYRANVFPALTPLAVNPTHRFPFISNLSENLAVLATPPEPAPAQTLPGAGPEASFARLKFPQTIRHLVRLPSGEREAGARYALLQDIIRHNLDDLFPGLRVEEHVLFRVTRSAGIQRDDLDTANLLQSIEADLKQRRFARVVRLEIEESAGEELRRRLVDKLNIDSQDVYERPALSSAQLVAELADLERPDLRHKPWKGVTPPRLATAMAASGEKSSAAFFAAIRKQDILVHHPYESFRMSVERFIAAAAADPDVLTIKQTLYRTSPDSPFIENLVRAAESGKQVACLVELRARFDEGRNVRFARQLEKAGVHVAYGVAGLKTHCKTSLVVRRERHGLRCYAHLGTGNYHPRTAQLYTDCGLFTCDPEITADLVNLFNFLTGMAAAPSYPNLLVAPFTMRTRFNQMIEREMEFARRGRPARILVKVNALEDRDITERLYAASAAGVQITIVCRGFCCLRPGVPGMSENIRVLSVVGRFLEHSRIFHFASGQEDPLDGDWYFGSADWMYRNLSNRVEVAVPVRDREARERLLRIMQVHLADHRNAWDLTGEGHSVRRAPPRDASPDSVELLGTFETLMREAGGQPTA; from the coding sequence ATGCCCCAGACAGCGCGCAAGAACGTGAGCAGGATCCCCGGAGCGCCGTTCATCGGCGATGAGCAGGCGCGGTTCTTCAACCGCGATCTGTCGTGGCTGGAGTTCAACCGGAGGGTGCTGGCGCAGGCGGGGGATGAGACGCTCCCGCTGCTGGAGCGGCTGCGGTTCCTGAGCATCTTCACGAGCAACCTGGACGAGTTCTTCATGAAGCGCGTGGGGCTGCTGAAGCGCCAGGTGCACGCGGGGGTGAGCGCTCCCGGGCCGGACGGGCTGACGCCCCGCCAGCAGCTGAACGGGTGCCGCGAGTTCGTGACCGCGCTGCAGGGGGAGCACGACGCGCGGTACAGGGAACTGGTCCCGCTGCTGGAGCGCGCGGGGATCGTGATGCTGCGGTACACGGAGCTTTCGGCGAAGGAGCGCCGGTGGTCGGAGGACTGGTACCGGGCGAACGTCTTCCCGGCGCTGACGCCCCTGGCGGTGAACCCGACGCACCGGTTCCCGTTCATCTCGAACCTGTCGGAGAACCTGGCGGTGCTGGCGACGCCGCCCGAGCCCGCGCCGGCGCAGACGCTGCCCGGGGCGGGGCCGGAGGCGAGCTTTGCGCGCCTGAAGTTCCCGCAGACGATCCGGCACCTGGTGCGCCTGCCGTCGGGCGAGCGGGAAGCCGGGGCGCGGTACGCGCTGCTGCAGGACATCATCCGGCACAACCTTGACGATCTGTTCCCCGGGCTGCGGGTCGAGGAGCACGTGCTGTTCCGCGTGACGCGCTCGGCGGGCATCCAGCGCGACGATCTCGACACGGCGAACCTGCTGCAGTCCATCGAGGCCGACCTGAAGCAGCGCCGCTTTGCGCGGGTGGTGCGCCTGGAGATCGAGGAGAGCGCGGGCGAGGAGCTGCGCCGGCGCCTGGTGGACAAGCTGAACATCGATTCGCAGGACGTGTATGAGCGTCCGGCGCTGTCGAGCGCGCAGCTCGTCGCGGAGCTGGCCGACCTGGAGCGCCCGGACCTGCGCCACAAGCCCTGGAAGGGCGTGACGCCGCCCCGACTCGCGACGGCGATGGCGGCGTCGGGCGAGAAGTCGTCGGCGGCGTTCTTTGCGGCAATCCGCAAGCAGGACATCCTCGTCCACCACCCGTACGAGAGCTTCCGGATGAGCGTCGAGCGGTTCATCGCGGCGGCCGCGGCGGACCCGGACGTGCTCACCATCAAGCAGACCCTCTACCGCACCTCGCCGGACTCGCCGTTCATCGAGAACCTCGTGAGAGCGGCCGAGAGCGGGAAGCAGGTCGCGTGCCTCGTCGAACTGCGGGCGCGCTTCGACGAGGGGCGCAACGTGCGGTTCGCGCGCCAGCTCGAGAAGGCCGGCGTGCACGTGGCGTACGGGGTCGCCGGGCTCAAGACCCACTGCAAGACGAGCCTGGTGGTGCGGCGCGAGCGTCACGGGCTGCGCTGCTACGCGCACCTGGGCACGGGCAACTACCATCCGCGCACCGCGCAGCTCTACACCGACTGCGGGCTGTTCACGTGCGATCCGGAGATCACGGCGGACCTCGTGAACCTGTTCAACTTCCTCACGGGCATGGCCGCGGCGCCGTCGTACCCCAACCTGCTCGTCGCGCCCTTCACCATGCGCACGCGGTTCAACCAGATGATCGAGCGCGAGATGGAGTTTGCGCGGCGTGGTCGCCCGGCGCGGATCCTGGTGAAGGTCAACGCGCTCGAGGACCGGGACATCACCGAGCGGCTGTACGCGGCGAGCGCGGCGGGCGTGCAGATCACGATCGTCTGCCGCGGGTTCTGCTGCCTGCGTCCGGGGGTGCCGGGGATGTCGGAGAACATTCGCGTGCTGTCGGTGGTGGGGCGGTTCCTCGAGCACTCGCGGATCTTCCACTTCGCGTCCGGGCAGGAAGACCCGCTGGACGGGGACTGGTACTTCGGGAGCGCGGACTGGATGTACCGGAATCTGTCGAACCGGGTGGAGGTCGCGGTGCCGGTGCGCGATCGCGAGGCGCGGGAGCGCCTGCTGCGGATCATGCAGGTGCACCTGGCGGACCACCGGAACGCCTGGGACCTGACCGGGGAGGGGCACAGCGTGCGGCGCGCGCCGCCGCGCGACGCGTCGCCGGACAGCGTGGAACTGCTCGGCACGTTCGAGACGCTGATGCGGGAGGCGGGCGGGCAGCCGACGGCGTGA
- a CDS encoding 6-carboxytetrahydropterin synthase — translation MFEISVEHVFSAAHALAIAGTREPVHGHNWHVTAIIVGDALDSDELVCDFHTVHAALEDITGAFHNRSLNDVAPFTTINPSAERVARHIADELASRLDASLAPHARVRSVRVTEAPGCGATYIRPR, via the coding sequence ATGTTCGAGATCTCGGTCGAGCACGTCTTCTCCGCCGCCCACGCGCTCGCCATCGCCGGCACGCGCGAGCCCGTGCACGGGCACAACTGGCACGTGACGGCGATCATCGTCGGCGACGCGCTGGACAGCGACGAACTGGTGTGCGACTTTCACACGGTGCACGCGGCGCTCGAGGACATCACCGGCGCGTTCCACAACCGATCGCTCAACGACGTGGCGCCGTTCACGACGATCAACCCGAGCGCGGAGCGTGTGGCGCGTCACATCGCCGATGAACTGGCGTCGCGCCTCGACGCATCGCTGGCGCCGCACGCGCGGGTGCGGTCGGTGCGCGTGACCGAGGCGCCCGGGTGCGGGGCGACGTACATCCGCCCGCGGTAG
- a CDS encoding DUF1501 domain-containing protein: MSTQPPPAPQADAPSGGPSGCPEYLALSRRRFIAASGVTALAAATPAWLPRVAVAREYRSSMRDVIVSIYLRGANDGLNMVVPHADPAYYTARPNLAVPAPSSGQANRATDLDGFFGLPPAMTALIPAYQSGQLLFVHATGSHDPSRSHFDAQRFMEVGKPADPTLATGWLGRHLANIDPMMPGALLRGVGISTGLMRTLVGAPQTLPIPNLDTFDLGGASGTRPARRGAIEDMYEDQPDPIHAAAITTLQTIDLLNTINFAGYVPTGGAVYPTGTFGTSLKSTAALLKAQVGVEAVAIDLGGWDTHANQGTLTGTMANLMAQVAQGLAAFHADLNSGAVQPSHIVVCMSEFGRRVQENGSLGTDHGHGNCAIVMGNAVNGGRVLAQWPGLAPDQRYEGLDLNVTIDYRDLLAEILSQRLGATDLGTIFPSFVPTDRGVLL, encoded by the coding sequence ATGAGCACCCAGCCCCCGCCCGCGCCCCAAGCCGACGCCCCGTCCGGAGGTCCGAGCGGCTGCCCGGAATATCTCGCCCTGTCACGCCGCCGGTTCATCGCCGCGAGCGGGGTCACCGCCCTGGCCGCCGCCACGCCGGCGTGGCTGCCGCGCGTCGCGGTGGCGCGAGAGTACCGCTCGTCGATGCGCGACGTGATCGTGTCGATCTATCTGCGCGGCGCGAACGACGGGCTCAACATGGTGGTGCCGCACGCCGACCCGGCGTATTACACCGCCCGCCCCAATCTCGCGGTGCCCGCGCCCTCGAGCGGGCAGGCGAACCGCGCGACCGACCTGGACGGGTTCTTCGGCCTGCCGCCGGCGATGACCGCGCTCATCCCGGCGTACCAGTCCGGGCAACTGCTGTTCGTGCACGCCACGGGCTCGCACGATCCGTCGCGCTCGCACTTCGACGCGCAGCGCTTCATGGAGGTGGGCAAGCCCGCGGACCCGACGCTCGCCACGGGCTGGCTGGGTCGCCACCTGGCGAACATCGACCCGATGATGCCCGGCGCACTGCTGCGGGGCGTGGGCATCAGCACGGGGCTCATGCGCACGCTGGTGGGCGCGCCGCAGACGCTGCCGATCCCGAACCTCGACACGTTCGACCTGGGCGGGGCGTCGGGCACGCGCCCGGCGCGTCGGGGCGCGATCGAGGACATGTACGAGGACCAGCCCGACCCGATCCACGCCGCCGCGATCACGACGCTGCAGACCATCGACCTGCTGAACACGATCAACTTCGCGGGGTACGTGCCCACGGGCGGGGCGGTGTACCCCACCGGCACGTTCGGGACGTCGCTGAAGTCGACCGCCGCGCTGCTCAAGGCGCAGGTGGGCGTCGAGGCGGTCGCCATCGACCTGGGCGGGTGGGACACGCACGCCAACCAGGGCACGCTCACGGGCACGATGGCGAACCTGATGGCGCAGGTCGCGCAGGGGCTGGCGGCCTTCCACGCCGACCTCAACAGCGGGGCCGTCCAGCCGAGCCACATCGTGGTGTGCATGAGCGAGTTCGGGCGGCGCGTGCAGGAGAACGGGAGCCTGGGCACCGACCACGGGCACGGCAACTGCGCGATCGTCATGGGCAACGCGGTCAACGGCGGGCGCGTGCTCGCCCAGTGGCCCGGCCTGGCGCCCGACCAGCGCTACGAGGGCCTGGACCTGAACGTCACCATCGATTACCGCGACCTGCTGGCCGAGATCCTCTCGCAGCGCCTGGGCGCCACCGATCTCGGCACCATCTTCCCGAGCTTTGTCCCCACCGACCGCGGCGTGCTGCTCTGA
- a CDS encoding phosphoglucosamine mutase, whose amino-acid sequence MSRLMLSVSGCRGVIGRTLTPEVAARFAGCFGAFLVERSAGRPVTVVLGRDGRRGSEVIAAAACAGLAGAGCRVIDLGVAATPTVAVETDVFARARPPAAGMVVTASHNPQDWCGLKCLLADGGEFGSAACAPPADLARLIIDRFERAQPGTASWDAIGTIEPLAGAHDEHVERLAEALEAAGLAEDPSTLGEGLKVALDSVNASGAEAARAFLEAVGCEEILHLGAEGDGIFRHPPEPTSENLGLPGGLCDAVRESASDVGFAQDPDADRLAIIDERGRYIGEEYTLALGALALLEARRRRAEPTQGCVLVTNLSTSRMLDDVAARFGARVERTPVGEAHVVETMKRLAAAGTPVLAGGEGNGGLIWPRVTYVRDSLSSMAMILALLRDGPDRRRVSDLVASIPAYAIEKRKVDLPRREDAAPGLERVANAFRAQRLDTRDGVWVDFTHGPLAGRAWLHVRASNTEPILRLIAEAPTPAAARSILDEAGRVLNQ is encoded by the coding sequence ATGAGCAGACTGATGCTGTCGGTGTCGGGGTGTCGCGGGGTCATCGGGCGGACGCTCACGCCCGAGGTCGCCGCCCGCTTCGCCGGGTGCTTCGGGGCCTTCCTCGTCGAGCGATCCGCCGGGCGGCCCGTCACCGTCGTGCTCGGACGCGACGGGCGGCGCGGGAGCGAGGTCATCGCCGCCGCCGCCTGCGCCGGGCTGGCCGGCGCCGGCTGTCGCGTCATCGACCTCGGCGTCGCCGCCACCCCCACCGTCGCGGTCGAGACCGACGTCTTCGCCCGCGCCCGCCCGCCCGCGGCTGGGATGGTCGTCACCGCCAGCCACAACCCGCAGGATTGGTGCGGGCTCAAGTGCCTCCTCGCCGACGGGGGCGAGTTCGGCTCCGCCGCCTGCGCCCCGCCCGCAGACCTCGCCCGTCTCATCATCGACCGCTTCGAGCGTGCCCAGCCCGGGACGGCCTCATGGGACGCCATCGGCACCATCGAGCCACTCGCGGGCGCGCACGACGAGCACGTCGAGCGCCTGGCCGAAGCGCTCGAGGCCGCCGGGCTCGCCGAAGACCCCAGCACGCTGGGCGAGGGGCTGAAGGTCGCGCTGGATTCGGTGAACGCGTCGGGGGCCGAGGCGGCCCGCGCGTTCCTCGAGGCCGTCGGGTGCGAGGAGATCCTGCACCTGGGCGCCGAGGGCGACGGGATCTTCCGCCACCCGCCCGAGCCGACGAGCGAGAACCTGGGCCTGCCCGGCGGGCTGTGCGACGCCGTGCGCGAGAGCGCGAGCGACGTGGGCTTCGCGCAAGACCCCGACGCGGATCGGCTCGCCATCATCGACGAGCGCGGACGCTACATCGGCGAGGAGTACACGCTCGCGCTGGGCGCGCTCGCGCTTCTGGAGGCCCGGCGCCGGCGGGCCGAGCCCACGCAGGGCTGCGTGCTCGTCACGAACCTCAGCACCTCGCGCATGCTCGACGATGTCGCCGCCCGGTTCGGGGCGCGCGTCGAACGAACGCCCGTGGGCGAGGCCCACGTCGTCGAGACGATGAAGCGCCTCGCCGCCGCGGGAACCCCCGTGCTCGCCGGGGGCGAGGGCAACGGCGGGCTCATCTGGCCCCGCGTCACCTACGTCCGCGATTCGCTCTCCTCGATGGCGATGATCCTCGCGCTGCTTCGCGACGGCCCCGATCGCCGGCGCGTCTCCGACCTCGTGGCGTCGATCCCCGCGTACGCGATCGAGAAGCGCAAGGTCGATCTCCCGCGACGCGAGGACGCCGCCCCGGGCCTCGAGCGCGTCGCCAACGCCTTCCGCGCCCAGCGCCTCGACACCCGCGACGGCGTGTGGGTCGATTTCACGCACGGGCCCCTCGCCGGACGGGCCTGGCTCCACGTGCGGGCGAGCAACACCGAGCCGATCCTGCGGCTCATCGCCGAGGCCCCCACGCCCGCGGCGGCCCGCTCGATTCTGGACGAGGCCGGGCGCGTGCTGAACCAATGA
- a CDS encoding PstS family phosphate ABC transporter substrate-binding protein, with amino-acid sequence MTRVLGWAAVVAAACVGWMSGCGESPQGGEKAPAGATAPATGEAPKGAPGSDAPTGEATSNVVKTDGSSTVFLISQAVAEEFQIANKGLRATVGNSGTGGGFKKFARGEIDVANASRPISKTEIEDCAKAGVEFIELPVAYDALTVVVNKENTWARSMTVAELKKVWEPEAKGVITRWNQVRPEWPDAPIDLFGPGADSGTFDYFTEAIVGKAKASRPDYTPSEDDNTLVTGVERSKNALGYFGMAYYLAHQERLTPVAIAWDKNTATKDPVTPSPATVLNGTYAPLSRPLFIYVNKKSADTRAEVRQFVEFYLANAGKLATEVRYVPLPDAAYQLAASRFAQRKAGSVFAGESPVGIKIEDVLAREAE; translated from the coding sequence ATGACTCGCGTGCTCGGATGGGCGGCGGTGGTGGCGGCGGCGTGTGTGGGCTGGATGTCGGGGTGCGGGGAGTCGCCGCAGGGCGGGGAGAAAGCGCCCGCTGGCGCGACGGCGCCGGCGACCGGCGAGGCGCCCAAGGGGGCCCCGGGCTCGGACGCGCCCACGGGCGAGGCCACGTCGAACGTGGTGAAGACGGACGGCTCGAGCACGGTGTTCCTGATCTCGCAGGCGGTGGCGGAGGAGTTCCAGATCGCGAACAAGGGGCTGCGCGCGACGGTGGGGAACTCCGGGACCGGGGGCGGGTTCAAGAAGTTCGCGCGGGGTGAGATCGACGTGGCGAATGCGTCGCGCCCGATCTCGAAGACCGAGATCGAGGACTGCGCGAAGGCGGGGGTGGAGTTCATCGAGCTGCCGGTGGCGTACGACGCGCTGACGGTGGTCGTGAACAAGGAGAACACGTGGGCCCGCTCCATGACGGTGGCGGAGCTCAAGAAGGTCTGGGAGCCGGAGGCCAAGGGCGTCATCACGAGGTGGAACCAGGTGCGTCCGGAGTGGCCCGACGCCCCGATCGACCTGTTCGGCCCGGGCGCCGACTCGGGCACGTTCGACTACTTCACCGAGGCGATCGTCGGGAAGGCGAAGGCCTCGCGCCCGGACTACACGCCCTCGGAAGACGACAACACGCTCGTGACGGGCGTGGAGCGCAGCAAGAACGCGCTGGGCTACTTCGGCATGGCCTACTACCTGGCGCACCAGGAGCGACTGACGCCGGTGGCGATCGCCTGGGACAAGAACACGGCGACGAAGGACCCGGTGACGCCCAGCCCCGCGACGGTGCTGAACGGCACGTACGCGCCGCTCTCGCGCCCGCTCTTCATCTACGTGAACAAGAAGAGCGCGGACACCCGCGCCGAGGTGCGCCAGTTCGTCGAGTTCTACCTGGCCAACGCGGGGAAGCTCGCGACGGAGGTTCGCTACGTGCCCCTGCCGGACGCGGCGTACCAGCTCGCGGCGTCGCGGTTCGCGCAGCGCAAAGCCGGATCGGTCTTCGCGGGCGAATCGCCGGTGGGCATCAAGATCGAGGACGTGCTGGCGCGCGAGGCCGAGTGA
- a CDS encoding helix-turn-helix domain-containing protein, producing the protein MDKMFYSLEEAAQKLGKSVEDVRQMAARGQLQEFRDRDKLMFKREQVDLLAGGDDDGMIPLAADSGELKLSSSGTGMTLDQPKGGRKDSDGSAIGIFEADATDDADANAVTRVSTSPTAGFDDPGRSGSGSGGLLDLKKEADDTSLGQGLMDDVYGSDTVAQQTTADIPGASDGGGALFESPGASETEVAAPVMVAAEPYDGTWSGIAGGLAVGMVVALMLGMATLILGFTSAAGGGTLQTIGENFFILVGVAAGVTVIGAVIGMVLGKRS; encoded by the coding sequence ATGGACAAGATGTTCTATTCGCTCGAAGAAGCCGCCCAGAAGCTCGGCAAGTCCGTGGAGGACGTGCGTCAGATGGCCGCGCGCGGGCAGTTGCAGGAGTTCCGCGATCGCGACAAGCTGATGTTCAAGCGCGAGCAGGTGGACCTGCTGGCGGGAGGCGACGACGACGGGATGATCCCGCTGGCGGCCGACAGCGGCGAGCTCAAGCTCTCGTCCAGCGGCACCGGGATGACGCTCGACCAGCCCAAGGGCGGGCGCAAGGACAGCGACGGCAGCGCGATCGGGATCTTCGAGGCCGACGCGACCGACGACGCCGATGCCAACGCCGTCACGCGGGTGAGCACGAGCCCCACGGCCGGGTTCGACGATCCCGGGCGCAGCGGGTCGGGCTCGGGCGGGCTGCTCGATCTCAAGAAGGAAGCCGATGACACGTCGCTCGGCCAAGGCCTGATGGACGACGTCTACGGCTCGGACACCGTGGCGCAGCAGACCACGGCGGACATCCCCGGCGCCAGCGACGGCGGCGGCGCACTCTTCGAATCGCCCGGCGCGTCCGAGACCGAGGTCGCTGCTCCCGTGATGGTCGCGGCCGAGCCCTACGACGGGACGTGGTCGGGCATCGCGGGCGGGCTGGCCGTGGGCATGGTCGTGGCGCTCATGCTCGGCATGGCGACGCTGATCCTGGGCTTCACGAGCGCGGCCGGCGGCGGGACGCTGCAGACGATCGGCGAGAACTTCTTCATTCTGGTCGGCGTCGCCGCGGGCGTCACTGTCATCGGCGCGGTCATCGGGATGGTGCTGGGCAAGCGTTCGTAG